In Anguilla rostrata isolate EN2019 chromosome 1, ASM1855537v3, whole genome shotgun sequence, a genomic segment contains:
- the LOC135234412 gene encoding fish-egg lectin-like: MSVRTVILLVHCLLGTSLAMECREVPGRLKQIDASVGQVFGVNENDNIYTLYGDTWTQLPGALKHVTVGPSGVWGTNRNNLIYKLVGANWVQVAGLLKQVDAGGDQFVAGANMNDNIYCLGRDPTVEYRNTASSTPWNLLPGLLMYYSCGPNGCWGVNSLQDIYLRTGVTPTTCSGTGNWQQIAGKLVMVEVGTDGSVYGVNAGGDVYRRDGISASQPAGTGWTQLTMCGKSKHVSYDLGHLWVITSDYRILDCAI, from the exons ATGAGTGTTAGAACGGTCATCCTGTTGGTCCACTGCTTGCTGGGCACCAGTCTAG CAATGGAGTGCCGGGAGGTTCCAGGGAGACTGAAGCAGATCGATGCAAGCGTGGGTCAGGTTTTCGGGGtgaatgaaaatgacaacatCTACACCCTTTACGGGGACACCTGGACCCAGCTACCTGGGGCCCTAAAGCATGTCACCGTGGGACCCTCTGGGGTCTGGGGGACCAACAGAAACAACTTAATCTACAAACTTGTGGGTGCCAACTGGGTTCAGGTGGCAG GCCTGCTGAAGCAAGTGGATGCTGGAGGGGACCAGTTTGTGGCAGGGGCCAATATGAATGATAATATATACTGCCTGGGACGGGATCCCACAGTGGAGTACAGAAATACCGCCTCATCCACACCCTGGAATCTGCTTCCAGGGTTACTCATGTACTACAGCTGTGGCCCCAATGGCTGTTGGGGTGTCAATAGTCTACAGGACATCTATTTGAGGACG GGGGTGACTCCAACAACGTGCAGCGGCACGGGGAACTGGCAGCAGATTGCAGGGAAGCTGGTGATGGTTGAGGTGGGAACAGATGGCAGCGTTTATGGAGTCAACGCTGGAGGAGATGTATACCGCAG AGATGGCATCAGTGCCAGTCAACCAGCAGGAACAGGGTGGACCCAACTGACCATGTGCGGCAAGAGCAAGCATGTGAGCTATGACTTGGGACACCTGTGGGTCATCACCAGTGATTACAGGATTCTGGACTGTGCCATCTAA